A window from Thunnus albacares chromosome 19, fThuAlb1.1, whole genome shotgun sequence encodes these proteins:
- the matn1 gene encoding cartilage matrix protein isoform X1 codes for MTPTPPLFLLLLGLIGAQATMDLRTAAAMAAGLCKTRPTDIVFIIDSSRSVRPSEFEQVKVFLAKVIEGLDVGPNATRVGVVNYASRVKNEVSLKTHRTKAGLIKAVTKIEPLSTGTMTGLAIQFALNVAFSEGEGARVKSPDISKVAIIVTDGRPQDNVKDIALRARDAGIEIFAIGVGRVDMSTLKQMASDPLDDHVDYVESYSVIEKLTKKFQEAFCVSDLCVTGDHDCEQVCISSPGSYKCACKEGFTLMDDGRSCSACSNSATDVVFLIDGSKSVRPENFELVKKWINQIIDKLDVSDSKAHVGLVQYSSSVRQEFPLGRFNNKKDLKDAVKKMAYMERGTMTGQALRYLSDSSFSPNQGARPGVTKVGIVFTDGRSQDYIGDAAKKAKEHGFKMYAVGVGNAVEDELKEIASEPTGEHYFYTADFKTMNQIAKKLQINICQEEDPCECDSLVKFQKKVEDALQALTKKLESMSKRIALLENKIV; via the exons ATGACGCCTACCCCGCCGttgttcctgctgctgcttggcCTCATAGGAGCTCAAGCCACCATGGACCTCCGCACAGCCGCTGCCATGG CGGCAGGTTTGTGCAAAACCCGACCCACAGACATCGTGTTCATCATCGACAGCAGTCGGAGCGTTCGCCCATCAGAGTTTGAGCAGGTCAAAGTCTTCCTGGCCAAGGTCATCGAGGGTCTAGATGTCGGACCCAACGCCACACGTGTGGGAGTCGTCAACTACGCCAGCCGTGTCAAGAACGAG GTGTCTCTGAAAACACACCGCACCAAAGCCGGGCTGATTAAGGCTGTGACCAAGATCGAGCCCCTGTCCACCGGAACAATGACCGGTCTGGCCATCCAGTTTGCTCTAAACGTGGCCTTCAGTGAGGGCGAGGGTGCTCGCGTCAAATCTCCTGATATCAGCAAG GTCGCCATCATTGTGACAGATGGGCGTCCCCAGGACAACGTGAAGGATATTGCTCTGCGTGCTCGGGATGCCGGCATTGAGATTTTCGCCATCGGTGTTGGACGTGTGGACATGAGCACCCTGAAACAGATGGCCAGCGACCCCCTGGATGATCACGTGGACTATGTGGAGAGCTACAGCGTCATCGAGAAGCTGACCAAGAAGTTCCAGGAGGCCTTCTGTG tgtcggACCTGTGTGTCACTGGGGATCATGACTGCGAGCAGGTATGCATCAGCAGCCCCGGATCATACAAGTGTGCCTGCAAAGAAGGCTTTACCCTCATGGATGATGGTCGCAGCTGCAGtg CTTGCAGCAACTCAGCGACAGACGTGGTGTTCCTGATTGACGGATCTAAGAGCGTGCGTCCTGAGAACTTTGAGCTGGTTAAGAAGTGGATCAACCAGATCATCGACAAGCTGGATGTTTCTGACAGCAAGGCTCATGTTGGACTGGTGCAGTACTCCAGCTCAGTCagacag GAGTTCCCCTTGGGCCgcttcaacaacaaaaaagacctGAAGGATGCTGTGAAGAAGATGGCCTATATGGAGAGGGGAACTATGACAGGCCAGGCCCTCCGCTATctgtcagacagcagcttcagcCCCAATCAGGGTGCCCGGCCTGGAGTCACCAAGGTGGGCATTGTCTTCACAGACGGACGCAGCCAGGACTACATCGGAGACGCCGCCAAGAAGGCCAAGGAGCACG GTTTCAAGATGTATGCTGTCGGAGTGGGCAATGCAGTGGAGGATGAGCTGAAAGAAATTGCCTCCGAGCCGACTGGAGAGCACTACTTCTACACTGCTGACTTCAAGACAATGAACCAGATTGCCAAGAAGCTGCAGATTAACATCTGTCAAG AGGAGGACCCTTGCGAATGCGACTCCCTCGTAAAGTTCCAAAAGAAAGTAGAAGATGCCCTACAGGCactaacaaaaaaat TAGAGAGCATGTCGAAGAGGATCGCTTTGCTGGAGAACAAAATCGTCTGA
- the matn1 gene encoding cartilage matrix protein isoform X2, whose amino-acid sequence MTPTPPLFLLLLGLIGAQATMDLRTAAAMAAGLCKTRPTDIVFIIDSSRSVRPSEFEQVKVFLAKVIEGLDVGPNATRVGVVNYASRVKNEVSLKTHRTKAGLIKAVTKIEPLSTGTMTGLAIQFALNVAFSEGEGARVKSPDISKVAIIVTDGRPQDNVKDIALRARDAGIEIFAIGVGRVDMSTLKQMASDPLDDHVDYVESYSVIEKLTKKFQEAFCACSNSATDVVFLIDGSKSVRPENFELVKKWINQIIDKLDVSDSKAHVGLVQYSSSVRQEFPLGRFNNKKDLKDAVKKMAYMERGTMTGQALRYLSDSSFSPNQGARPGVTKVGIVFTDGRSQDYIGDAAKKAKEHGFKMYAVGVGNAVEDELKEIASEPTGEHYFYTADFKTMNQIAKKLQINICQEEDPCECDSLVKFQKKVEDALQALTKKLESMSKRIALLENKIV is encoded by the exons ATGACGCCTACCCCGCCGttgttcctgctgctgcttggcCTCATAGGAGCTCAAGCCACCATGGACCTCCGCACAGCCGCTGCCATGG CGGCAGGTTTGTGCAAAACCCGACCCACAGACATCGTGTTCATCATCGACAGCAGTCGGAGCGTTCGCCCATCAGAGTTTGAGCAGGTCAAAGTCTTCCTGGCCAAGGTCATCGAGGGTCTAGATGTCGGACCCAACGCCACACGTGTGGGAGTCGTCAACTACGCCAGCCGTGTCAAGAACGAG GTGTCTCTGAAAACACACCGCACCAAAGCCGGGCTGATTAAGGCTGTGACCAAGATCGAGCCCCTGTCCACCGGAACAATGACCGGTCTGGCCATCCAGTTTGCTCTAAACGTGGCCTTCAGTGAGGGCGAGGGTGCTCGCGTCAAATCTCCTGATATCAGCAAG GTCGCCATCATTGTGACAGATGGGCGTCCCCAGGACAACGTGAAGGATATTGCTCTGCGTGCTCGGGATGCCGGCATTGAGATTTTCGCCATCGGTGTTGGACGTGTGGACATGAGCACCCTGAAACAGATGGCCAGCGACCCCCTGGATGATCACGTGGACTATGTGGAGAGCTACAGCGTCATCGAGAAGCTGACCAAGAAGTTCCAGGAGGCCTTCTGTG CTTGCAGCAACTCAGCGACAGACGTGGTGTTCCTGATTGACGGATCTAAGAGCGTGCGTCCTGAGAACTTTGAGCTGGTTAAGAAGTGGATCAACCAGATCATCGACAAGCTGGATGTTTCTGACAGCAAGGCTCATGTTGGACTGGTGCAGTACTCCAGCTCAGTCagacag GAGTTCCCCTTGGGCCgcttcaacaacaaaaaagacctGAAGGATGCTGTGAAGAAGATGGCCTATATGGAGAGGGGAACTATGACAGGCCAGGCCCTCCGCTATctgtcagacagcagcttcagcCCCAATCAGGGTGCCCGGCCTGGAGTCACCAAGGTGGGCATTGTCTTCACAGACGGACGCAGCCAGGACTACATCGGAGACGCCGCCAAGAAGGCCAAGGAGCACG GTTTCAAGATGTATGCTGTCGGAGTGGGCAATGCAGTGGAGGATGAGCTGAAAGAAATTGCCTCCGAGCCGACTGGAGAGCACTACTTCTACACTGCTGACTTCAAGACAATGAACCAGATTGCCAAGAAGCTGCAGATTAACATCTGTCAAG AGGAGGACCCTTGCGAATGCGACTCCCTCGTAAAGTTCCAAAAGAAAGTAGAAGATGCCCTACAGGCactaacaaaaaaat TAGAGAGCATGTCGAAGAGGATCGCTTTGCTGGAGAACAAAATCGTCTGA